A genome region from Crossiella equi includes the following:
- a CDS encoding family 2B encapsulin nanocompartment shell protein: MTESLESDVRAHSNGNGNGNAQLSLGTAAARNLATTTKSVPQMQAISSRWLLKVLPWVEAKGGAFRVNRRLSYTVGDGRVTFTSTGNEIRVVPPELCELPLFRGFDDEEVLVALAGRFQQREYQPGDVIVEFGHESNEAFLIAHGKVNKLGLGEYGDQTVLETLANGDHFGDDSLADPRSMWEYTVKAVTPVTVLMLPQQGYDEVVAQSEALQQHIAAFVAGKSRKGNAHGEREIEVASGQHGEYDLPGTFVDYELSPREYELSVAQTVLRVHSRVADLYNQPMNQLDQQLRLTIEALRERQEHELVNNKDFGLLHNADLKQRIHTRSGPPTPDDMDELLATVWKEPSYIIAHPKAIAAFGRECSKRGIYPTSVDMNGNKVPSWRGVPVLPCNKIPVTERNTSSIMVLRAGEHNQGVIGLHQTGLPDEYQPGLSVRFMGISEKAIISYLVSAYYSAAVLVPDALGILEHVELGRSDG; encoded by the coding sequence GTGACTGAATCGTTGGAGTCCGACGTCCGGGCCCACAGCAATGGCAACGGGAACGGCAACGCCCAGCTCAGCCTTGGCACGGCCGCGGCGCGGAACCTGGCGACGACGACCAAGTCCGTCCCCCAGATGCAGGCCATCAGCTCCCGGTGGCTGCTCAAGGTCCTGCCCTGGGTCGAGGCCAAGGGTGGCGCGTTCCGCGTCAACCGGCGGCTCAGCTACACCGTCGGCGACGGCCGGGTGACCTTCACCTCCACCGGCAACGAGATCCGGGTGGTGCCGCCGGAGCTGTGCGAGCTCCCGCTCTTCCGCGGCTTCGACGACGAGGAGGTGCTAGTCGCGCTGGCCGGGCGCTTCCAGCAGCGCGAGTACCAGCCCGGTGATGTCATCGTCGAGTTCGGCCACGAGTCCAACGAGGCCTTCCTCATCGCGCACGGCAAGGTCAACAAGCTCGGCCTCGGCGAGTACGGCGACCAGACGGTCCTCGAGACCCTGGCCAACGGCGACCACTTCGGTGACGACTCGCTCGCCGACCCGCGCAGCATGTGGGAGTACACGGTCAAGGCCGTCACCCCGGTCACCGTGCTGATGCTGCCGCAGCAAGGTTACGACGAGGTCGTGGCCCAGTCCGAGGCCCTCCAGCAGCACATCGCCGCGTTCGTGGCGGGCAAGTCGCGCAAGGGCAACGCCCACGGCGAGCGCGAGATCGAGGTGGCCTCCGGCCAGCACGGCGAGTACGACCTGCCCGGCACCTTCGTCGACTACGAGCTCTCCCCGCGCGAGTACGAGCTGAGCGTGGCCCAGACCGTGCTGCGCGTGCACTCGCGCGTGGCCGACCTCTACAACCAGCCGATGAACCAGCTCGACCAGCAGCTGCGCCTGACCATCGAGGCCCTGCGCGAGCGCCAGGAGCACGAGCTGGTGAACAACAAGGACTTCGGCCTGCTGCACAACGCCGACCTCAAGCAGCGCATCCACACCCGCTCCGGCCCGCCCACCCCGGACGACATGGACGAGCTGCTGGCCACGGTGTGGAAGGAGCCGAGCTACATCATCGCCCACCCCAAGGCGATCGCGGCCTTCGGCCGGGAGTGCAGCAAGCGCGGCATCTACCCCACCAGCGTCGACATGAACGGCAACAAGGTGCCGTCCTGGCGCGGCGTGCCGGTGCTGCCGTGCAACAAGATCCCGGTCACCGAGCGCAACACCAGCTCGATCATGGTGCTGCGTGCGGGCGAGCACAACCAGGGTGTCATCGGCCTGCACCAGACCGGCCTGCCGGATGAGTACCAGCCCGGCCTGTCGGTGCGCTTCATGGGCATCAGCGAGAAGGCGATCATCTCCTACCTGGTGAGCGCGTACTACTCCGCGGCCGTCCTCGTGCCGGACGCCCTGGGCATCCTCGAGCACGTGGAACTCGGCCGCAGCGATGGCTGA
- a CDS encoding terpene synthase family protein: MADQPFELPDFYVPHPARCNPHLEPARAHDKSWAFEMEMIGPTEAGGPEIWSEAYFDGMDMAGLCAWAHPDTSEDRLKVVTDWYTWVFYFDDHFLALFKKTRDQAGAKAYLDRLLAFMPLDLSEPPQWTNPVERGLDDLWRRTAPGMSMDWRRRFAESTDALLVDCVWELANIADGRVPNPIDYIGMRRKVGGAPWSAGLVEYTEGAEVPERVAASRPLRVLRDTFSDGVHLRNDIFSYQRETESEGEVNNGVLVMETFLGCGKQEAADTVNDIITSRLKQFENTVVTELPPLFAEAGLSPAEQAAVLTYVKGLQDWQSGGHQWHLRSNRYMNANAAVPGKRTTARFLSGVGTASAKVGGG, translated from the coding sequence ATGGCTGACCAGCCCTTCGAACTGCCGGACTTCTACGTGCCGCACCCGGCACGGTGCAACCCGCATCTGGAACCCGCTCGGGCGCACGACAAGTCGTGGGCCTTCGAGATGGAGATGATCGGGCCGACGGAGGCCGGCGGACCGGAGATCTGGAGCGAGGCGTACTTCGACGGCATGGACATGGCCGGGCTGTGCGCGTGGGCGCACCCGGACACCTCCGAGGACCGGCTGAAGGTCGTCACCGACTGGTACACCTGGGTCTTCTACTTCGACGACCACTTCCTGGCTTTGTTCAAGAAGACCAGGGACCAGGCGGGGGCCAAGGCCTACCTGGACCGGCTGCTGGCCTTCATGCCGCTGGACCTCAGCGAGCCTCCACAGTGGACGAACCCGGTGGAGCGCGGCCTCGACGACCTCTGGCGCCGCACGGCGCCGGGGATGTCGATGGACTGGCGCCGCCGGTTCGCCGAGTCCACCGACGCCCTGTTGGTGGACTGCGTGTGGGAGCTGGCGAACATCGCCGACGGCCGCGTGCCCAACCCGATCGACTACATCGGGATGCGGCGCAAGGTCGGCGGCGCGCCGTGGTCGGCGGGGCTGGTCGAGTACACCGAAGGCGCCGAGGTGCCGGAGCGGGTGGCGGCCAGCCGCCCGCTCCGGGTCCTCCGGGACACCTTCAGCGACGGCGTGCACCTGCGCAACGACATCTTCAGCTACCAGCGCGAGACCGAGTCGGAGGGGGAGGTCAACAACGGTGTGCTGGTCATGGAGACCTTCCTCGGGTGCGGCAAGCAGGAGGCGGCCGACACCGTGAACGACATCATCACCTCGCGCCTCAAGCAGTTCGAGAACACCGTGGTCACCGAGCTGCCACCGCTGTTCGCCGAAGCGGGCCTCAGTCCGGCCGAGCAGGCCGCGGTGCTCACCTACGTCAAGGGCCTGCAGGACTGGCAGTCCGGCGGGCACCAGTGGCACCTGCGGTCCAACCGCTACATGAACGCCAACGCGGCGGTGCCGGGCAAGCGCACCACCGCCCGGTTCCTCAGCGGGGTCGGCACGGCCTCGGCGAAGGTGGGTGGCGGATGA
- a CDS encoding family 2B encapsulin nanocompartment shell protein, translating into MTETLQPGVQSNGQQLSLGTAAARNLASTTKSVPQMQGISPRWLLKMLPWVEAKGGAYRVNRRLTYAVGDGRLSFTNVGTNIRVVPPELCELPLLRGFEDQDVLAALADRFVQTEFAAGEVLVEQGQAADRVILLAHGRVSKLGTGEYGNQTAIGTLVDGDYIGARALLGETTWSFTLKSASPGTILSLPRAEFQRVLEQSPELRAHVEAFASLPEKAQNKKGEAEIDLASGMSGEYDLPGTFVDYELSPREYELAVAQTILRVHTRVTDLFNHPMNQLDQQLRLTIEALRERQEADMINNREFGLLHNCDLKSRIPTYSGPPTPDDLDDLISRRRKTRLLLAHPKAIAAFGRECTKRGIYPDVVDVEGTKAIAWRGVPMLPSDKIPVSETGTTSILAMRLGEDDQGVVGLHQTGIPDEYQPGLNVRFMGVNDKAITSYLVSTYYSAAILVPDALGVLENVELGHH; encoded by the coding sequence GTGACAGAGACCCTGCAGCCGGGCGTGCAGAGCAATGGGCAACAGCTCAGCCTCGGTACCGCGGCCGCGCGGAACCTGGCTTCCACGACCAAGTCCGTACCGCAGATGCAGGGCATCAGCCCCCGCTGGCTGCTCAAGATGCTGCCGTGGGTGGAGGCCAAGGGCGGTGCCTACCGGGTCAACCGGCGGCTGACCTACGCGGTCGGCGACGGCAGGCTGAGCTTCACCAACGTGGGCACGAACATCCGCGTGGTCCCGCCGGAGCTGTGCGAGCTGCCGCTGCTGCGCGGGTTCGAGGACCAGGACGTGCTGGCCGCGCTGGCCGACCGGTTCGTGCAGACCGAGTTCGCCGCGGGCGAGGTGCTGGTCGAGCAGGGCCAGGCCGCCGACCGCGTGATCCTGCTGGCGCACGGCCGCGTGAGCAAGCTCGGCACCGGCGAGTACGGCAACCAGACCGCCATCGGCACGCTGGTGGACGGCGACTACATCGGCGCCAGGGCGCTGCTGGGCGAGACCACCTGGTCGTTCACGCTCAAGTCGGCCAGCCCGGGCACCATCCTGAGCCTGCCGCGCGCGGAGTTCCAGCGCGTGCTGGAGCAGTCCCCGGAGCTGCGCGCCCACGTCGAGGCGTTCGCGAGCCTGCCGGAGAAGGCGCAGAACAAGAAGGGCGAGGCCGAGATCGACCTGGCCTCGGGCATGTCCGGCGAGTACGACCTGCCCGGCACCTTCGTGGACTACGAGCTCTCGCCGCGCGAGTACGAGCTGGCCGTGGCGCAGACGATCCTGCGCGTGCACACCCGGGTCACCGACCTGTTCAACCACCCGATGAACCAGCTGGACCAGCAGCTGCGGCTGACCATCGAGGCCCTGCGCGAGCGCCAGGAAGCCGACATGATCAACAACCGTGAGTTCGGCCTGCTGCACAACTGCGACCTGAAGTCGCGCATCCCCACCTACAGCGGCCCGCCCACCCCGGACGACCTGGACGACCTGATCAGCCGCCGCCGCAAGACCCGGCTGCTGCTGGCCCACCCCAAGGCCATCGCGGCCTTCGGCCGGGAGTGCACCAAGCGCGGCATCTACCCGGACGTGGTGGACGTCGAGGGCACCAAGGCCATCGCCTGGCGCGGGGTGCCGATGCTGCCCAGCGACAAGATCCCGGTGAGCGAGACCGGTACCACCTCGATCCTGGCGATGCGCCTGGGCGAGGACGACCAGGGCGTGGTCGGCCTGCACCAGACCGGCATCCCGGATGAGTACCAGCCGGGGCTGAACGTGCGCTTCATGGGCGTCAACGACAAGGCGATCACCTCCTACCTGGTGAGCACCTACTACTCGGCGGCGATCCTGGTGCCGGACGCGCTGGGTGTGCTGGAGAACGTCGAGCTCGGTCACCACTGA
- a CDS encoding terpene synthase family protein, with amino-acid sequence MSAPTSMLGLSGPGMGLTRRSAFAPSGGTGQPHPHGVHFGGGALPEFYLPFEPKVSPHLDRAREHAAAWARRIGLAKAGVWTDAWTDEMDYGYWAATAAPSAAPEVLEWITALGLWGFHYDDFMDDRFKRTRNLPMASAYVDRLLTFLPRDLSAMPEPADPVEAGLADLWATAVLPPGGREALPGRIAEYLRGPLWETHNIVLGRVPDPVDYLEMRRQTSAGELCHAMALAAAGGELPEAVREHRTMRAIREVFTDVPGLRNDIVSYDKEMYREGEPHNAVLVTQHFFGCGRERATGIVNDLITQRLRQFERLVAEDVPALVAELGLGVADQAVLYRVLGALRDWLAGDALWAPQCARYR; translated from the coding sequence ATGAGCGCACCCACCTCGATGCTCGGCCTGAGCGGGCCGGGCATGGGGCTGACCCGCAGGAGCGCGTTCGCCCCGTCCGGCGGCACCGGCCAGCCGCACCCGCACGGCGTGCACTTCGGCGGTGGTGCGCTGCCGGAGTTCTACCTGCCGTTCGAGCCGAAGGTCAGCCCGCACCTGGACCGCGCGCGGGAGCACGCCGCGGCCTGGGCCCGGCGGATCGGCCTGGCGAAGGCGGGCGTGTGGACCGACGCCTGGACCGACGAGATGGACTACGGCTACTGGGCGGCCACCGCGGCGCCCTCGGCCGCGCCAGAGGTGCTGGAGTGGATCACCGCCCTGGGGCTGTGGGGTTTCCACTACGACGACTTCATGGACGACCGGTTCAAGCGGACCCGCAACCTGCCGATGGCCTCCGCCTACGTGGACCGGTTGCTCACCTTCCTGCCTCGGGACCTCTCCGCCATGCCCGAACCCGCCGACCCGGTGGAGGCCGGGCTGGCGGACCTGTGGGCCACCGCGGTGCTGCCGCCGGGCGGGCGCGAGGCCCTGCCCGGCCGGATCGCCGAGTACCTGCGCGGTCCGCTGTGGGAGACGCACAACATCGTCCTGGGCCGGGTCCCGGACCCGGTGGACTACCTGGAGATGCGCAGGCAGACCTCCGCGGGCGAGCTGTGCCACGCCATGGCCCTGGCCGCGGCGGGCGGTGAGCTGCCCGAGGCGGTGCGCGAGCACCGCACCATGCGGGCGATCCGCGAGGTCTTCACCGACGTGCCGGGGCTGCGCAACGACATCGTCTCCTACGACAAGGAGATGTACCGCGAGGGCGAGCCGCACAACGCGGTGCTGGTCACCCAGCACTTCTTCGGCTGCGGCCGGGAGCGGGCCACCGGGATCGTCAACGACCTGATCACCCAGCGGCTCCGGCAGTTCGAGCGCCTGGTGGCCGAGGACGTGCCCGCGCTGGTGGCCGAGCTCGGCCTCGGCGTGGCCGACCAGGCCGTGCTGTATCGCGTGCTCGGGGCGCTGCGCGACTGGCTGGCGGGCGACGCGCTCTGGGCACCCCAGTGCGCCCGCTACCGATGA